The following coding sequences lie in one Candidatus Nitrospira allomarina genomic window:
- the rsmA gene encoding 16S rRNA (adenine(1518)-N(6)/adenine(1519)-N(6))-dimethyltransferase RsmA, giving the protein MAPLPPYPRKRLGQHFLIDRNLLRKIINLADLQPDEYVCEIGPGGGALTRLLCQSAKRVLALEVDPRMVDFLKKEFAECSNLDIQEHDALRFPFDQLPEPAVVVANLPYNISTPIMFRLLEARPKIHRMILTVQLEVAKRLTAKPNTKDYGVLSVMAQRLADVRFGFPVSRKCFRPVPDVDSGVVRLDIRVHQPYSAQEADVFALVVRAAFGQRRKTLLNALRGAGFSLTCLESAQIRTGITLTRRAETLSVGEFQHLSEALNGPMLSSDS; this is encoded by the coding sequence ATGGCACCCCTTCCTCCTTATCCGCGCAAACGGCTCGGTCAGCATTTCCTTATTGACCGAAATTTACTTCGAAAAATTATCAATCTGGCGGACCTCCAGCCCGATGAATATGTCTGTGAAATTGGACCGGGTGGCGGCGCATTGACCAGATTGTTATGCCAATCGGCGAAGCGGGTGTTAGCCTTGGAAGTTGATCCCCGTATGGTGGATTTCTTGAAAAAGGAATTTGCGGAATGTTCGAACCTTGATATTCAAGAACACGATGCACTCCGCTTTCCCTTCGATCAACTACCAGAGCCTGCTGTGGTAGTGGCTAATTTGCCCTATAACATTTCAACGCCCATTATGTTCCGGTTGTTAGAAGCCCGGCCAAAGATCCATCGAATGATCCTAACCGTGCAACTGGAAGTCGCCAAGCGGTTAACTGCCAAACCCAATACTAAAGACTATGGTGTGCTATCCGTTATGGCCCAACGCTTGGCCGATGTCCGTTTCGGTTTCCCCGTGTCTCGAAAATGCTTTCGCCCCGTTCCTGATGTAGATTCGGGAGTGGTGCGGTTGGATATTCGTGTTCATCAGCCATATTCTGCTCAGGAAGCTGACGTGTTTGCTTTGGTGGTGCGGGCGGCATTTGGTCAACGCCGAAAAACCCTCCTCAACGCATTACGAGGAGCGGGTTTTTCTTTGACCTGTCTAGAAAGTGCTCAAATTCGTACAGGTATCACATTAACTAGGCGAGCGGAAACGCTGTCGGTGGGGGAGTTTCAGCATTTAA